A portion of the Treponema rectale genome contains these proteins:
- the queA gene encoding tRNA preQ1(34) S-adenosylmethionine ribosyltransferase-isomerase QueA has protein sequence MKLSDFNFELPQELIAQKPAGTRGDDRLMLLGRNDGSVKHYKVEDLVDLVESGTLMIFNNSKVRRSRCYGIKTTSGREQEFMFLNQCGPDGDTWNTMVKGAKKVKTGNIYRFADGSEGIIIAHEGDDGTEFRTIKFPFMLTEEWFERNGHIPLPPYIRREDDDTDSERYQTVYAKETGSSACPTAGLHFTQSLLDKLRAKGVDLEWITLHVGLGTFLPVREENIEDHKMHEEVYTVPYEVAEKINKAKREGRPVLAVGTTSVRTLESAAVKKEDGSYEVQGGTGSTHIFMYPGYEFKVVDQMFTNFHTPESTLIMLVSAFAGRENILNAYNQAVQERYRFFSYGDCMLIK, from the coding sequence ATGAAACTTAGTGATTTTAATTTTGAATTACCGCAGGAACTTATTGCTCAGAAACCGGCCGGAACTCGTGGTGATGACCGTCTTATGCTGTTGGGAAGAAATGATGGGTCCGTAAAACATTATAAAGTAGAAGATCTTGTTGATCTGGTAGAAAGCGGAACTCTCATGATTTTTAATAATTCAAAAGTAAGACGTTCAAGATGCTACGGAATAAAAACAACATCTGGCAGAGAGCAGGAATTTATGTTTCTGAATCAATGCGGGCCGGATGGTGACACCTGGAATACAATGGTAAAGGGTGCAAAAAAAGTTAAGACCGGAAATATATACAGGTTTGCAGATGGAAGTGAAGGGATAATTATTGCCCATGAAGGAGATGATGGTACTGAGTTCCGTACAATCAAGTTTCCTTTCATGCTCACAGAGGAATGGTTTGAAAGAAACGGACATATACCGCTTCCTCCTTATATACGGCGTGAAGATGATGATACTGACAGTGAGCGCTATCAGACAGTCTATGCAAAAGAAACCGGAAGCTCAGCCTGTCCTACTGCAGGACTTCATTTTACACAGTCGCTTCTTGATAAATTAAGAGCTAAAGGTGTTGATCTGGAATGGATTACGCTGCACGTTGGACTTGGAACTTTTTTACCTGTACGGGAAGAAAACATAGAAGACCATAAAATGCATGAAGAAGTATATACCGTTCCTTATGAAGTTGCGGAAAAAATTAATAAAGCAAAAAGGGAAGGAAGACCTGTTCTTGCTGTCGGTACTACAAGTGTCCGTACTTTGGAAAGCGCTGCCGTAAAAAAGGAAGACGGATCTTATGAGGTGCAGGGCGGAACTGGTAGTACTCATATTTTTATGTACCCGGGTTATGAGTTTAAGGTGGTGGACCAGATGTTTACAAATTTTCATACACCGGAAAGTACCCTTATAATGCTTGTAAGTGCTTTTGCAGGAAGAGAAAACATTCTTAATGCTTATAATCAGGCTGTTCAGGAACGGTACAGATTCTTTTCTTATGGCGATTGTATGCTGATAAAGTAG
- a CDS encoding YebC/PmpR family DNA-binding transcriptional regulator, with translation MSGHSKWATIKHAKGIADAKRGKLFTKFIKEISIAAKMGGGDPDSNPRLRTAILKARASNMPKDNIERAIKKGTGEDGATSYEELVYEGYAAGGVAVLVEVLTDNHNRAAADVRNIFTKNGGNLGTSGSVSRMFDRKGVIELDAEKVSEEEVMEVALEAGADDIVNEDGVITITTDPSSFNAVAEAVQAKEWETLSAEVSMVPQAYTAVDADTAKKVAKLLNKLEDNDDVQNVWSTVEYPDGFDPDAE, from the coding sequence ATGTCAGGACACAGTAAATGGGCAACCATTAAACATGCAAAAGGTATTGCCGATGCAAAACGCGGTAAGCTTTTTACAAAATTCATTAAGGAAATTTCTATCGCTGCAAAAATGGGTGGCGGTGATCCGGATTCAAACCCAAGACTTCGTACAGCAATTCTCAAGGCACGTGCTTCAAACATGCCTAAGGATAACATCGAACGTGCAATAAAGAAGGGTACTGGTGAAGACGGTGCAACTTCATATGAAGAACTTGTATATGAAGGATATGCAGCTGGTGGTGTTGCTGTTCTTGTAGAAGTTCTTACAGATAATCATAACCGTGCAGCAGCTGATGTACGCAATATCTTTACAAAAAATGGCGGAAACCTCGGTACTTCAGGTTCTGTAAGCCGTATGTTTGATCGTAAAGGTGTTATTGAACTTGATGCAGAAAAAGTTTCAGAAGAAGAAGTAATGGAAGTTGCACTTGAAGCTGGAGCTGATGATATTGTAAATGAAGACGGAGTTATTACGATTACAACTGATCCTTCTTCATTTAACGCTGTAGCTGAAGCAGTTCAGGCTAAGGAATGGGAAACACTTTCTGCTGAAGTTTCAATGGTTCCTCAGGCTTATACAGCTGTTGATGCAGATACAGCAAAGAAAGTTGCAAAACTTCTTAATAAACTTGAAGATAATGATGATGTTCAGAACGTCTGGTCTACTGTTGAGTACCCGGATGGATTTGATCCTGATGCTGAGTAA
- the ruvC gene encoding crossover junction endodeoxyribonuclease RuvC, which translates to MRVLGIDPGLANTGFGIIDCSHGKFSLAGYGVIETDSTLSHEMRLLALYGRLSDVIKEFKPDCAEMETLYFSRNTSSAMAVAEAKGVITLCLAQAGIPLCFYTPNQIKYSVTGTKTADKRTVQNCVKLLLGLKEVPSPDHAADALAGAITCINSGDIAG; encoded by the coding sequence ATGAGAGTATTGGGAATTGATCCGGGACTTGCAAATACCGGTTTTGGCATAATTGATTGTTCTCATGGTAAGTTTTCTCTTGCGGGCTATGGTGTCATTGAAACCGACAGTACTTTATCTCATGAGATGCGGCTTCTTGCATTGTATGGAAGGCTTTCTGATGTAATAAAAGAGTTTAAGCCTGACTGTGCAGAAATGGAGACTTTGTATTTTTCCCGTAATACCTCCAGTGCCATGGCTGTTGCAGAAGCAAAAGGTGTTATAACTTTATGTCTTGCTCAGGCTGGAATTCCACTTTGTTTTTATACTCCCAATCAGATAAAGTATTCTGTTACAGGGACTAAAACCGCAGATAAACGGACAGTTCAGAATTGCGTAAAACTGCTTCTGGGACTAAAAGAAGTTCCGTCTCCTGATCATGCAGCGGATGCTCTTGCCGGTGCGATTACGTGCATAAATTCCGGTGATATTGCCGGGTAA
- a CDS encoding TIGR03545 family protein codes for MADKKETVEKKSPVAKKQKKEKKLYPAKKLPSIFKKAYTDKKFEKKILSKLYVPKDKNDVKSMFSKGNNPEKKDFLCIDLNQKYTKVELQRFKTLAKEIKAQKGRIKLLPLIATACAMAAIVFVVVTFKNVIVKNAIVSACEGIFEAKTDVDSVKVEILGAQIKVKGLAVGNKNSYYRNLFEIETIDFDFNLTQILRGKFVCENLECSGMQFNTKRSTSCYIKPKSKTNQESAFTKALKARTNLALEDLKMQAAQLVGGEDVDSIVENFTAELQTPQAAKTAEEKAVELSDKWKTRPAELKAEVDAKTAEINEKLKSLNSVNKNDPASVLKAIETLDSLLKEFDETNKNGIKYRMASAQKEVASDFDSLKKTSASLTDAVAHDSDFVKNRVSSLIGTIANPKGFLTQALNTVGYDLMGKYYPYAQKLVDYALEVRKNAIAEKQKKAAEGEVKRIEKKTHSRMEGTTFWYSDEYPAFLIEHVYVSGPSFSAELTEVASNPDVRNKPCEFKCSYSYYGVTHNAALTVDARSETAAPLIAADYSGNGFKASVDGQKIAKENGIPSVDGKMNLKFSGTAGEEGFTLGGKVDLKPVSLTSDGFSNETATKYYNQALAAVTDLSMNCMMGYTDTEGVIFDLSGNFASQFEKGLKAAAYGVADDVTEEVIRRLNEKINSSSGTALLKVKEVMGIEGDVNVQSLRVDDLQKVLEQKKKEFSSLTENAVNSAVESAKKDAADALIKGLTGSSGSTSGTENKKNNLKLPF; via the coding sequence AAAAAGACTTTCTGTGTATTGATTTGAATCAGAAATATACGAAGGTAGAACTTCAGAGGTTTAAGACTCTTGCAAAGGAGATTAAAGCCCAGAAAGGAAGAATAAAGCTGCTTCCGCTTATAGCGACGGCCTGCGCCATGGCTGCTATTGTTTTTGTTGTGGTAACCTTTAAGAATGTAATAGTAAAAAATGCTATTGTTTCTGCATGTGAAGGTATTTTTGAGGCAAAGACGGATGTAGATTCTGTTAAGGTTGAAATTCTTGGTGCTCAGATTAAGGTTAAAGGGCTTGCTGTAGGTAATAAGAATTCATATTACAGAAATCTTTTTGAAATTGAAACGATTGATTTTGACTTTAATTTAACCCAGATTCTCAGGGGAAAATTTGTCTGCGAGAATCTTGAGTGCTCCGGAATGCAGTTTAATACTAAACGCAGCACGAGCTGCTATATAAAGCCGAAATCTAAGACTAACCAGGAAAGTGCTTTTACAAAGGCGTTGAAAGCCCGCACAAATCTTGCTCTTGAAGATCTCAAGATGCAGGCCGCACAGCTTGTAGGCGGAGAAGATGTTGATTCTATCGTAGAAAATTTTACTGCTGAACTTCAGACTCCTCAGGCTGCAAAGACTGCAGAAGAAAAGGCTGTTGAACTTTCAGATAAATGGAAAACCCGCCCTGCTGAGCTTAAAGCTGAGGTTGATGCTAAAACAGCAGAAATTAATGAAAAGTTAAAGAGTCTTAATAGTGTAAATAAGAATGATCCGGCCTCTGTACTGAAAGCTATAGAAACACTTGATTCCTTGCTGAAAGAATTTGATGAAACGAATAAAAATGGAATAAAATACAGAATGGCTTCCGCTCAGAAGGAAGTTGCTTCTGATTTTGATTCACTTAAAAAAACATCAGCATCACTTACGGATGCTGTAGCTCATGATTCAGATTTTGTAAAAAACAGAGTTTCTTCACTCATCGGAACTATTGCAAATCCAAAAGGATTCCTTACGCAGGCTCTTAATACTGTAGGCTATGATTTAATGGGTAAATACTATCCTTATGCCCAGAAGCTTGTTGATTATGCACTGGAAGTCAGGAAGAATGCCATTGCAGAAAAACAGAAAAAAGCTGCAGAAGGCGAAGTTAAGAGAATCGAAAAGAAAACACATTCAAGAATGGAAGGAACAACTTTCTGGTATTCAGATGAGTATCCTGCTTTCCTTATCGAACATGTTTATGTATCGGGACCTTCATTTTCTGCGGAACTTACAGAAGTTGCAAGTAACCCTGATGTGCGAAATAAACCGTGTGAGTTTAAATGTTCCTATTCTTATTATGGGGTAACTCATAATGCTGCATTGACAGTTGATGCCCGTTCAGAAACTGCAGCTCCTCTTATAGCTGCTGATTATTCAGGTAATGGCTTTAAGGCTTCTGTTGACGGACAGAAAATTGCAAAGGAAAATGGAATTCCTTCAGTTGACGGAAAAATGAATCTTAAGTTCAGCGGTACGGCAGGAGAGGAAGGATTTACTCTTGGCGGAAAAGTTGATTTGAAGCCTGTAAGTCTTACCTCAGACGGTTTTTCCAATGAAACAGCGACAAAATATTATAACCAGGCTCTGGCAGCTGTAACGGATCTGTCAATGAATTGTATGATGGGATATACAGACACTGAAGGGGTTATATTTGATTTAAGCGGAAATTTTGCTTCTCAGTTTGAAAAAGGATTAAAAGCTGCTGCTTATGGTGTTGCAGATGATGTTACGGAAGAAGTAATACGGCGCCTTAATGAAAAAATTAATTCATCTTCAGGTACTGCTCTTCTGAAGGTTAAGGAAGTAATGGGAATAGAAGGGGATGTGAATGTTCAGTCTTTGAGAGTTGATGATCTTCAGAAGGTTCTTGAACAGAAAAAGAAAGAATTTTCATCCTTAACGGAAAATGCCGTAAATTCAGCTGTTGAATCTGCAAAGAAGGATGCAGCTGATGCCTTAATAAAGGGGCTTACAGGTTCTTCCGGTTCAACATCAGGGACAGAAAACAAAAAGAACAATTTAAAGCTTCCGTTTTAA
- the ruvB gene encoding Holliday junction branch migration DNA helicase RuvB codes for MPTDSHIVRADVFSAEDVPDNSLRPKLLDDFLGQSEIKKNLKVFIDAAKQRNEPLDHLFLIGPPGLGKTTLAQITANELGADFKVTSAPALDKPKDLAGILSTITPGTVFFIDEIHRLKPAIEEMLYIAMEDFELDWVIGQGAAARTVRIPIPHFTLAGATTKAGMVSKPLQTRFGIVQRLRFYDDNELADIIRRSAGILGTAIDDDAAMLLAGCSRGTPRVTNRLLRRMRDYAQHAGSPVVTSEIVREGLEKLGIDNLGLENYDREILLSIMNNFGGGPVGAETLAISIGESQDTLEDYYEPYLIQCGLIQRTPRGRIVTQKAYEHLGMTPASDSLKGQGSLF; via the coding sequence TTGCCTACTGATTCTCATATTGTGCGTGCTGATGTTTTCTCTGCTGAAGACGTTCCGGATAATTCTCTTCGACCAAAACTTCTGGATGATTTTTTAGGTCAGAGTGAGATCAAAAAGAATCTGAAGGTTTTTATAGATGCAGCAAAACAAAGGAATGAACCTTTGGATCACCTTTTTCTCATTGGACCTCCGGGACTTGGAAAAACAACTCTTGCTCAGATTACGGCAAATGAACTTGGAGCTGATTTTAAGGTAACAAGCGCACCTGCTCTTGATAAACCTAAAGATCTGGCAGGAATACTTTCTACAATTACCCCTGGAACAGTTTTTTTTATTGATGAAATTCACAGACTTAAACCGGCGATAGAAGAAATGCTGTATATTGCCATGGAGGATTTTGAGCTGGATTGGGTTATCGGACAGGGGGCTGCGGCAAGAACTGTGAGAATACCAATTCCTCATTTTACACTTGCAGGAGCAACTACAAAAGCTGGTATGGTGAGTAAACCTCTTCAGACAAGGTTTGGAATTGTTCAGAGGCTGCGTTTTTATGATGATAATGAGCTTGCAGATATTATAAGGCGTTCTGCGGGAATTCTCGGGACTGCAATTGATGATGATGCGGCAATGCTTCTTGCAGGATGCAGCCGCGGAACTCCAAGAGTTACAAATAGACTTTTGAGGCGTATGAGGGATTATGCTCAGCATGCCGGAAGTCCTGTAGTCACATCTGAAATTGTCAGAGAGGGACTTGAAAAACTGGGAATAGATAATCTTGGACTTGAAAATTATGATCGTGAGATTCTTTTAAGCATTATGAATAATTTTGGAGGCGGACCTGTTGGTGCAGAAACGCTTGCCATTAGTATTGGAGAATCACAGGATACTTTAGAAGATTATTATGAACCCTATTTAATTCAATGTGGATTGATTCAGAGGACTCCGAGAGGCAGAATTGTTACTCAGAAGGCTTATGAACATTTAGGAATGACACCTGCTTCTGATTCTTTGAAGGGACAGGGAAGTCTGTTTTAA
- the ruvA gene encoding Holliday junction branch migration protein RuvA, with the protein MFNSITGIITGKFPQKLLLENNGIEWDLICPDTSLDVFPPAGNEVKVYTYLQHSDVLMSLYGFASDSDRQLFFDLMKVDGIGPKAAVKIMSSITSRDLVNVLENGDLAALEKVPGVGKKTAGKILLQLKGKLSLDNSVSVSKQKSSQYGDVVTALVDMGYERVKALEAVEKISCELSKETDFSEKNTAEKEDAVFRRALLFLAR; encoded by the coding sequence ATGTTTAATTCAATAACTGGAATTATTACAGGAAAATTTCCGCAGAAACTGCTTTTGGAGAATAATGGAATTGAATGGGATTTGATATGCCCTGATACAAGCCTGGATGTTTTTCCTCCTGCTGGAAATGAGGTAAAAGTTTATACTTATCTGCAGCATTCTGATGTTCTTATGAGTCTTTATGGATTTGCTTCTGATTCTGACAGACAGCTTTTTTTTGATTTGATGAAGGTTGACGGTATAGGACCTAAAGCTGCAGTAAAAATTATGTCATCGATTACAAGCCGGGACTTAGTAAACGTTCTTGAAAACGGAGATCTTGCAGCTCTGGAAAAAGTTCCTGGTGTCGGTAAAAAAACCGCCGGAAAGATTTTACTTCAGCTGAAAGGAAAACTCAGTCTTGATAATTCTGTTTCTGTATCAAAACAAAAATCTTCTCAATATGGTGATGTAGTTACAGCTTTGGTTGACATGGGGTATGAAAGAGTGAAGGCTCTGGAAGCTGTGGAAAAAATATCCTGTGAACTTTCTAAAGAAACGGATTTTTCTGAGAAAAATACAGCAGAAAAGGAAGATGCTGTTTTCAGACGCGCACTTTTATTTTTGGCCAGGTAG